The following is a genomic window from Pedobacter sp. KBS0701.
CGTCTGCTTACGGATTGATTCACCGTGCATTAATTCTAAGAATTTCTCGGTAAAGTTTAAGTCTAATTTTAAAGCTTTTGCAAAAGCGTGACCTTTTTTAATGATGGCATCCCAACGGTTAACCTGTAAAATAGTTACCTGATTATCACGTTTAAACTCACCGATTTTCTCTACAATAGCCATCCGTTCACCTAATTTCTGTAATAAGATATCATCAATTTTATCGATTGATTTACGTAGATCAGCCAATTTATCAGCGAAAGCTTCGTTTGGTGCTTCCGGTTCACGTACCGTTAAACGATCTACCAATTCAGCTAAAGCAGCTGGTGTAACTTGCTGTTTAGCATCTGTCCAGGCAACAGAAGGATCTACGTGCGATTCGATCATTAAACCCTGCATATCTAAATCCAATGCTTTTTGAGAAATGTAAGGGATCAGTTCACGGTTACCACAAATGTGACTTGGATCGTTAATGATCGGTAATTCAGGACAAAGTGTTTTTAACTGGATTGCAAGTTCCCACATCGGTTCATTGCGGAAAGAACTTTTCTCGAATGATGAGAAACCGCGGTGAATAGCCCCGATTTTAGTAATTCCTGCGCCATTGATACGCTCAATTGCACCGATCCATAACTGTAAATCTGGGTTAACCGGGTTTTTGATTAGCACCGGAACATCATGGCCTTTTAAAGCATCAGCAATTTCCTGAACAGTGAAAGGATTTACCGTAGAACGTGCACCAATCCAAAGGATATCTACACCAGCTGCTAAAGCCTCTTCAACGTGTTTTGCATTGGCAACTTCAACAGCCGTTGGTAAGCCTGTTTCTGCTTTAGCACGTTTTAACCACTCTAAACCAATGCTTCCGATACCTTCGAATTCTCCCGGGCGGGTACGGGGTTTCCAGATACCAGCTCTCAATACCGATACTTTACCGGTAGCAGCCAATAAATGTGCTGTAGTTAATAATTGTTCTTCAGTTTCTGCACTACAAGGACCAGAAATGATTAATGGTTCGTTGTTTACGTTTAACCAGGTGTTTAAAGGCTGAATGTTTAAATTAAGTTTCATGATGACGGGTTTG
Proteins encoded in this region:
- a CDS encoding chorismate mutase yields the protein MKLNLNIQPLNTWLNVNNEPLIISGPCSAETEEQLLTTAHLLAATGKVSVLRAGIWKPRTRPGEFEGIGSIGLEWLKRAKAETGLPTAVEVANAKHVEEALAAGVDILWIGARSTVNPFTVQEIADALKGHDVPVLIKNPVNPDLQLWIGAIERINGAGITKIGAIHRGFSSFEKSSFRNEPMWELAIQLKTLCPELPIINDPSHICGNRELIPYISQKALDLDMQGLMIESHVDPSVAWTDAKQQVTPAALAELVDRLTVREPEAPNEAFADKLADLRKSIDKIDDILLQKLGERMAIVEKIGEFKRDNQVTILQVNRWDAIIKKGHAFAKALKLDLNFTEKFLELMHGESIRKQTEIMNAGKAEKGIAAEQHTEVKA